One part of the Sporosarcina ureae genome encodes these proteins:
- a CDS encoding cation:proton antiporter gives MEEAALISIVAILALGIFSQWLAWKIQWPSIFIMSIAGLLIGPIMGWVNPEVALDELYSPLISLAVAIILFEGSSNLDFREIKDISKSVFRVVTLGAFLAWILGSFTAHYIAGLTWEVSFIIGGLFVVTGPTVIIPLLRNAKLKARTAAVLKWEGIIVDPAGPLLALFAYEVIKVLTNDHLSMNYLLNFFGGAALAALLGLVMGLLISVMANRGQFPEYLKSPVILAFVLLCFTMAEVIMHETGMLAVTVMGLVLGRSKRYVSSIGNVGHFVENVSVMLTSTVFILLTASLARETIAQIFTLPIIGFVLVMLFVVRPLSIWISTIGTELVWREKLLIGWIAPRGIVALTVAGYFASTLAEDGYEEATLLTALTFALVFITVTAHGFTLGPLAKKLNLASNEPPGVLIVGASSFSIQLAMQLKEMNIPVLIVDPSQGRLRPAIEAGIDTFMGQMLSERSRFSIDLAPYDTILSMTGDASYNALITQSFAPEFGFNNTFSLTAVSNHTMSKSALPISLKAHLLFEEGATFPELNRKINTDYEIGLFEWEGTDTDLVFKEIIPETATALFVKKKNETLVFATLQKKISLDAGDQLVVLKLKQGVPANS, from the coding sequence ATGGAAGAAGCAGCACTGATTAGCATTGTAGCCATTTTAGCACTCGGTATTTTCTCGCAATGGCTAGCGTGGAAAATCCAATGGCCATCTATTTTCATCATGTCGATTGCAGGCTTATTAATAGGTCCGATCATGGGGTGGGTAAATCCAGAAGTGGCTTTGGACGAGCTGTATAGTCCGCTCATTTCACTAGCTGTTGCTATTATTTTATTTGAAGGAAGTTCCAATCTAGACTTTCGGGAAATAAAGGACATTTCGAAGTCTGTTTTCCGAGTTGTTACATTGGGTGCATTTTTAGCATGGATTTTAGGTTCTTTTACAGCACATTATATTGCGGGATTAACATGGGAAGTGTCGTTCATCATTGGAGGCCTATTTGTAGTAACGGGTCCAACCGTCATTATTCCTTTATTACGTAATGCAAAGTTAAAAGCGCGAACCGCTGCCGTACTTAAGTGGGAAGGGATTATCGTAGATCCTGCTGGTCCGTTGCTTGCGTTGTTTGCATATGAAGTGATCAAGGTATTGACGAATGATCATTTATCGATGAATTACTTATTAAACTTCTTTGGTGGTGCTGCACTTGCTGCACTTCTAGGGTTAGTAATGGGATTATTGATTAGCGTCATGGCTAATAGAGGTCAATTTCCTGAGTACTTGAAATCACCCGTCATTTTGGCGTTTGTGTTGCTGTGCTTTACGATGGCAGAAGTCATTATGCACGAAACGGGTATGCTTGCCGTAACTGTGATGGGGCTGGTTTTGGGGCGCTCGAAGCGCTATGTTTCATCTATTGGAAACGTCGGTCATTTTGTTGAAAATGTGTCCGTCATGTTGACGTCTACAGTCTTTATTTTATTAACAGCTTCGCTCGCAAGAGAAACGATTGCGCAGATATTTACATTACCGATTATAGGATTCGTGTTGGTTATGCTGTTTGTTGTTCGACCATTATCGATATGGATTTCGACGATTGGTACCGAATTGGTCTGGCGAGAGAAGTTGCTCATTGGCTGGATTGCGCCTAGAGGAATTGTCGCATTGACTGTTGCTGGTTATTTCGCTTCGACACTTGCAGAAGATGGTTATGAAGAAGCTACTTTGCTGACAGCGTTGACTTTTGCTCTCGTGTTTATTACGGTTACTGCGCATGGATTTACGTTAGGACCGCTAGCGAAAAAGTTGAACTTGGCAAGTAATGAACCGCCAGGCGTGCTCATAGTAGGCGCAAGTAGTTTTTCAATTCAATTAGCTATGCAATTAAAAGAAATGAATATCCCGGTATTGATAGTCGATCCTTCACAAGGACGTTTACGCCCTGCGATTGAAGCGGGAATTGACACGTTCATGGGTCAGATGTTATCGGAACGATCGAGATTCTCTATTGATTTGGCACCGTATGATACGATTCTGTCGATGACTGGAGATGCCTCTTATAACGCATTGATTACACAATCGTTTGCGCCAGAGTTTGGATTTAACAATACGTTTTCCCTTACGGCTGTTTCCAATCATACAATGAGTAAGTCGGCATTGCCGATTTCGCTGAAAGCTCATTTGTTATTCGAAGAGGGCGCAACGTTCCCAGAGCTAAACCGCAAGATTAATACGGATTATGAAATTGGTTTGTTCGAGTGGGAAGGTACGGATACTGATTTAGTGTTTAAGGAGATTATTCCGGAGACGGCGACTGCGTTGTTTGTGAAGAAGAAGAATGAGACGTTGGTTTTTGCTACGCTTCAGAAGAAGATTTCGTTGGATGCTGGTGATCAGTTGGTGGTGTTGAAGTTAAAGCAAGGGGTTCCGGCTAATTCATAA
- a CDS encoding globin-coupled sensor protein, translating into MVRLFKRDKKQLATDKDQHPAQYSVGSISLEKYPDIKQQLRMINLTESDLKYLSCMQEQIQPVLPLMTDRFYQAMDGQPQLLHIIAEHSSMDRLKGSLTKHMQSIFRGTIDESYLKQRRIIAKVHVHIGLEPKWYLAAVESLYEEFFSFVEQVDMPKKRQFSTLRAFMKVMNFEQQLVLDAYEEENALNRQKVEESKTVVKNQVLNTSQNLAAISEQTNASTEELSDKARMLENMTIQSLYFITETENTSLAGKELVVTQSEQFAQIVEHMADFTTRMKALHHSSEQIQGVVTLITSIADQTNLLSLNAAIEAARAGQHGKGFAVVAAEVRNLSTETKQAIGKVTGMIEETKTNITEMANFMKLMEKLIQESAKENELVTQSYDEIVQAVTGMKVQTDESRVSIENTVQILEEINQAIEIIAHSSDGLIQLAEDL; encoded by the coding sequence ATGGTACGTTTATTTAAAAGAGATAAAAAACAACTAGCAACAGATAAAGACCAACATCCTGCACAGTATAGTGTCGGTAGTATATCGTTAGAAAAATATCCTGATATAAAACAACAACTGCGGATGATTAATCTAACAGAGTCAGATTTGAAGTATCTCTCCTGCATGCAAGAACAAATACAACCTGTATTACCTTTGATGACGGATCGTTTCTATCAAGCAATGGATGGACAACCTCAACTTCTGCATATTATTGCGGAACATAGTAGTATGGATCGCTTGAAAGGTTCCTTGACAAAACATATGCAGTCAATATTTCGTGGAACGATTGATGAAAGCTATTTGAAGCAAAGACGAATTATCGCGAAGGTCCACGTACATATCGGTTTGGAGCCAAAATGGTATCTAGCAGCAGTTGAATCATTGTATGAAGAATTTTTCTCTTTTGTTGAACAAGTAGACATGCCGAAGAAAAGACAATTTAGTACATTGCGTGCTTTTATGAAGGTTATGAACTTTGAACAACAGTTAGTTTTGGATGCGTATGAAGAAGAAAATGCATTGAATCGACAAAAGGTTGAAGAATCGAAAACCGTTGTGAAGAATCAAGTATTGAATACGTCCCAGAATCTAGCAGCAATTAGTGAGCAGACGAACGCATCGACAGAAGAGTTATCCGATAAAGCACGTATGCTAGAAAATATGACGATCCAAAGTCTTTACTTTATTACGGAGACAGAAAACACTTCATTGGCGGGGAAGGAACTAGTAGTCACTCAATCTGAACAATTTGCGCAAATAGTCGAACACATGGCAGATTTTACTACTCGGATGAAGGCGCTACATCATTCTTCTGAACAAATTCAAGGTGTAGTGACGCTTATTACTTCTATAGCCGACCAAACAAATTTACTTTCATTGAACGCCGCAATTGAAGCAGCGCGCGCAGGGCAACACGGCAAAGGGTTTGCTGTAGTTGCGGCTGAAGTGCGAAATTTGTCGACAGAAACGAAACAAGCGATTGGTAAAGTGACCGGCATGATTGAGGAGACCAAAACGAATATCACTGAGATGGCAAATTTCATGAAATTGATGGAAAAGCTGATTCAAGAAAGTGCAAAAGAAAACGAACTAGTGACGCAATCCTACGATGAGATTGTTCAAGCGGTAACGGGAATGAAAGTACAAACGGATGAATCACGAGTATCCATTGAAAACACTGTTCAGATCTTGGAAGAAATCAATCAAGCAATTGAAATAATCGCCCATTCTTCAGACGGGTTAATTCAGTTAGCGGAAGACTTATAA
- a CDS encoding methyl-accepting chemotaxis protein, with protein sequence MKKSASIAMKLSGLIIALFLLLFLVYSVVTSVMLHKQSIKDAEEFALESANKSSLVLSVKLKETNEMLRTTSHILETLQATGDMHPNEIIRIIKNNLQKNDDATGMAAVVNQSAFSEGEVIPKNLLDENQQFIPYIFKKDNATEVEPLSGMDDPTANSWYTVPKNEARSILTEPYAYETNGQTILMTTISVPLIDASGNYFGLLTTDLSIDFLTDVVKTIKPEGGYASIITDAGFITANSLKPELNDTNMADAIDWNSAKVVLDKGELTSTYVDSQSLGEESFNAFAPINLRDINEKWTVQTVTPRSVILDTFNTILWITIISAIVIVLMMSIASTGFIYRQLRPLKTLQKSMETAAAGDLTMMVDEQNLHRDEIGLVSLAYNDMLRQTNAALQTVQQSSVQLSDSSSQVTHAFEELVAANQEVSVATDEIAQGASKQSEDTEVTSLRISDLADRMDHIHTMFMTMNQLSTDASNSAENGMSEVRKLRDHNTSANEMNKKVQLQIQTLTNKILSINQVIQTLHGITASTNLLALNASIEAARAGDSGKGFAVVANEVRQLAEQSRRETEVIQETVKEILSESRQTVEVIDLNMKSMDGQNQSVTDTEESFVQNAGITDQIRESITDLSEKLAEMMEYKDEAILAIQNVSAISEETAASSEQVSASAAAQQGELENVADSTNQMNQIAGELRSVVDRFKLS encoded by the coding sequence GTGAAGAAGTCTGCAAGTATTGCGATGAAACTCTCAGGATTAATTATCGCATTATTCTTATTACTGTTTTTAGTATACTCAGTCGTTACAAGTGTCATGTTACATAAGCAAAGTATTAAAGATGCCGAGGAATTTGCATTAGAAAGTGCAAACAAAAGTTCACTCGTACTGAGTGTGAAATTAAAAGAAACGAATGAAATGCTACGTACAACTAGTCATATACTAGAAACATTACAAGCAACAGGTGATATGCATCCCAATGAAATCATTCGAATCATTAAGAACAATTTACAGAAGAATGATGACGCAACAGGTATGGCAGCTGTAGTTAACCAATCTGCATTTTCTGAAGGGGAAGTTATACCCAAAAATCTTCTTGATGAAAATCAGCAATTCATTCCTTATATCTTTAAGAAAGACAATGCGACTGAAGTTGAACCATTAAGTGGAATGGATGATCCCACAGCGAATAGCTGGTATACCGTTCCGAAAAATGAAGCGCGCTCCATTTTGACTGAACCCTATGCATATGAAACGAACGGTCAAACAATTCTCATGACTACTATTTCCGTCCCGTTGATAGATGCCTCAGGAAATTATTTTGGTTTGTTGACTACTGACCTATCAATTGATTTCTTGACGGATGTAGTAAAAACCATTAAACCAGAAGGCGGTTATGCTTCTATTATTACCGATGCTGGTTTTATTACGGCAAACAGCCTGAAGCCTGAATTGAACGATACCAATATGGCAGATGCGATTGATTGGAATTCTGCTAAAGTCGTACTCGATAAAGGTGAACTGACAAGTACTTATGTAGACTCCCAGAGTTTAGGCGAAGAATCATTTAATGCTTTTGCACCTATCAACTTACGAGATATTAATGAAAAGTGGACAGTGCAGACCGTGACACCAAGATCGGTTATTCTAGATACATTCAATACGATCTTATGGATTACGATTATCTCAGCTATTGTGATTGTTTTGATGATGTCAATCGCATCAACAGGATTTATTTATCGCCAATTAAGACCTTTAAAAACGTTGCAGAAATCAATGGAAACAGCTGCTGCAGGAGACTTAACTATGATGGTAGATGAACAGAATCTACATCGCGATGAGATAGGATTAGTATCACTCGCTTATAATGATATGCTCCGCCAGACTAATGCAGCCTTGCAAACAGTCCAACAGTCTTCGGTTCAATTAAGTGACTCATCATCGCAAGTGACACATGCTTTTGAAGAGCTAGTAGCTGCGAACCAAGAAGTATCGGTAGCGACAGATGAAATTGCACAAGGCGCATCAAAACAATCTGAAGATACAGAAGTGACAAGCCTACGAATTTCAGACTTGGCAGACCGCATGGATCACATCCATACCATGTTTATGACGATGAATCAGTTATCTACAGATGCTTCTAATTCTGCGGAGAATGGAATGTCGGAAGTGAGAAAACTGCGTGATCATAATACGTCAGCGAATGAAATGAATAAAAAAGTACAACTTCAAATCCAGACGCTGACAAATAAGATTTTATCTATTAATCAGGTCATTCAAACATTGCATGGTATTACGGCAAGTACGAATTTGCTAGCGCTCAATGCGAGCATTGAAGCAGCACGTGCGGGTGATAGTGGTAAAGGATTTGCAGTGGTTGCCAATGAAGTGCGTCAGCTAGCGGAACAATCTCGCAGAGAAACTGAGGTAATTCAAGAAACTGTAAAAGAAATATTATCAGAATCGCGCCAGACGGTTGAAGTGATTGATCTAAACATGAAATCAATGGATGGTCAAAATCAGTCCGTTACGGATACGGAAGAATCCTTTGTACAAAATGCGGGTATCACCGATCAAATACGCGAGTCAATTACGGATCTATCTGAGAAGCTTGCTGAAATGATGGAATACAAAGATGAAGCTATTTTAGCTATCCAAAATGTTTCCGCTATTTCAGAGGAGACGGCCGCGTCATCTGAACAAGTGAGTGCATCAGCTGCCGCGCAACAAGGTGAATTGGAAAATGTGGCAGACTCTACGAATCAGATGAACCAAATTGCAGGAGAATTACGAAGTGTTGTGGATCGATTTAAATTATCATAA
- a CDS encoding BCCT family transporter, translated as MNKYESKTDRPVLFISGGLLVAFVVASFINLDFVANMVDWTFAFAVKYFGAFWQILLMGTFFIALFLAFSKYGKIRLGGMNKPEIGYFKWLAMIMTTLLAGGGVFWAAAEPMYHFLDRPPLFTEAVSGTESAIIPAFAQSYLHWGFLAWSILGTLGTIVLMYAHYSKGMPLKPRTLLYPILGEKIMRKSVLGTTIDAFSIIAVAAGTIGPIGFLGLQAAYGMEALFGVPNTLMTQILIIIGVVAIATVSAVTGLRKGIQFLSNLNVIITLILMVAILILGPGGFIINTFISSSGIHLQEFFGMATFRGDSSWLGSWTIFFWGWFLGYGPMMAIFIATITRGRTIRELVLAVSITAPIVTAFWFTTVGGAGIFYELAQPGVISEALNTSGMPAAMIAITEQLPLNMIIGPLFLLVTILFVVTTGDSMAYTISVAITGDGHPPKTMRIFWAVIMGAVASVLLMISEGGVEAIQSFIVVTAIPVSLLLLPTFWAAPKAAKLLYAEQFGEEKTVESIEINSTKKKKYDTVHDETN; from the coding sequence TTGAATAAGTATGAATCAAAAACGGATCGTCCCGTATTATTTATCAGCGGCGGATTGCTTGTAGCTTTTGTCGTGGCATCATTCATTAACTTGGATTTCGTGGCAAATATGGTAGATTGGACATTTGCATTCGCTGTAAAATATTTTGGAGCGTTTTGGCAAATATTATTAATGGGTACATTTTTTATCGCGCTATTTCTGGCATTCTCAAAGTACGGGAAGATACGCTTGGGTGGAATGAATAAGCCGGAAATCGGTTATTTCAAATGGCTAGCGATGATTATGACGACGTTGCTTGCAGGGGGTGGCGTTTTTTGGGCCGCTGCAGAACCGATGTATCACTTTTTAGATCGACCTCCGCTATTCACGGAAGCAGTATCCGGAACGGAAAGTGCTATTATCCCAGCATTCGCTCAATCGTATTTGCATTGGGGGTTCCTTGCATGGTCAATACTTGGTACGTTAGGGACAATAGTACTCATGTATGCTCATTATTCTAAAGGAATGCCGTTAAAGCCGCGTACATTGCTTTATCCAATTCTCGGTGAAAAGATCATGCGTAAAAGTGTCTTAGGAACTACTATCGATGCGTTTTCCATCATTGCAGTAGCTGCCGGTACAATTGGACCAATTGGATTTCTTGGTCTGCAAGCGGCTTATGGAATGGAAGCTTTATTTGGTGTACCCAATACGCTAATGACACAGATTCTTATCATTATCGGCGTCGTAGCCATTGCTACTGTTTCAGCTGTAACGGGATTACGCAAAGGAATTCAATTCCTGAGTAATTTAAATGTAATCATTACATTGATATTAATGGTTGCTATTCTGATTTTGGGACCAGGCGGATTTATTATCAATACGTTCATTTCATCATCGGGTATCCATCTACAAGAATTCTTTGGCATGGCTACATTCCGGGGGGATTCTAGTTGGCTTGGATCATGGACAATCTTTTTCTGGGGCTGGTTCCTCGGTTATGGACCGATGATGGCGATCTTTATCGCTACGATTACACGCGGACGTACAATTCGCGAGTTAGTATTAGCTGTATCTATTACGGCACCAATTGTTACTGCATTTTGGTTCACCACTGTCGGAGGTGCAGGCATATTTTATGAACTGGCACAGCCTGGCGTAATATCAGAAGCGCTAAATACTTCGGGTATGCCTGCGGCGATGATAGCCATTACCGAGCAACTGCCTTTAAATATGATAATTGGACCATTATTTCTCCTTGTAACCATATTATTCGTTGTCACAACAGGGGATTCCATGGCGTATACGATATCCGTTGCGATTACGGGGGACGGACATCCGCCTAAAACTATGCGCATATTTTGGGCGGTCATCATGGGTGCGGTTGCGAGCGTACTATTAATGATCAGTGAAGGCGGAGTCGAGGCAATTCAATCATTTATTGTAGTGACTGCCATACCGGTCTCACTCTTACTATTACCGACATTTTGGGCTGCTCCAAAAGCTGCTAAGCTGCTGTACGCAGAACAATTCGGAGAGGAAAAGACAGTGGAAAGTATAGAAATTAATTCTACAAAGAAAAAGAAATATGACACAGTACATGACGAAACAAACTAA